Genomic DNA from Mus musculus strain C57BL/6J chromosome 11, GRCm38.p6 C57BL/6J:
GGTCATTCGATGCCCCTcagggtcacgacccacaggtagAGAAAGACTAGCCATATGCCAGGGTGCTCTGTTCCAATTCCTCATGATCAGTCCTTGTCTATGGATCACCAGTTGTAAGCAGCTCCTGTCCTCAGGCCTCTATCTCCCACCCATGAGTTATCCGTTCCCTTCCCGACAAGCTCCAGTGGCCGTTGTATCGTCGATGCCTTACCTTACTCCTAACTCCTCTTTGAATTCCAGTAGGCTCAAGATCGAGGTCAGGTGGTGACATGACCATTTCCCAAGGCTGGGTACAAATGATCCTTTTGTTAAAGCCTTTCCAAGTCTGGGAAGTTACCCCCACTTCTTTGTGTTGAAATTCTCAACATTGGGGGGTAACCCTGGTGGCTGGAGGATGCTTTCTGAGGGCTCTCAAAGAAGCCTGCATAATTGGAGACTTAACCCCAGAGTGTGCTTGAGAGAATCCTGGAATACTCTCTTACAACGGCAAAAGAACAGGTCCTGAGGATTGGAGAGATGCTGTGGTTAGGCCTACACCCTTCCAGTCCATACACACCAGTCTTCTTGGCCAGGgatcccttcttttctcttctgtgcAAGTTTCTTCTCTATTTATCCCATGCACCTCCCGGCTTGCATGATCTCTGTCTGGCAGGGCTTGCTCAGCAATCTGAGCTGCCTTAGCAAGTGTCTGCATTTTCTCAGGGCTTGATCCTTTCTGTCCTGGGTGGTCCTTCCTCACGAAGATGAGTGTCTTTTCTATAGTAGCCACAGTACCGTCAGAATACAATGGGTATGAAAAGTTCCAGGCAAAGGGCTGTGTGTAGAGGTCCCTGTGACTGGTTTAGACCCAACCACCAACCTAGATAGGTAGCCAGCTGGATTTTTGCAGAGGGCTCTGAACTCTTGGCATAGTTCTAAGCTGGCCCAGCAGCCTGTGGTGGCTGCTGGGCATAGAGATTAGATCTTGCCCCACCCATCTACCTATCCATTACCCtcaatttgctttttttcttttaccagcAAAGAGTTGAAATTCATAAGTTGCGTCAAGGTGAGAACTTAATCTTGGGCTTCAGTATTGGAGGTGGGATCGACCAGGACCCGTCTCAGAATCCCTTCTCGGAAGATAAAACAGACAAGGTGAGAGGGCTCTGGTCCCAGACCTCCCTGTGGGGAACAGAAGCTGATCCTAGACTATCCTTAATGACCTGGTAGGATTAGGTAGAAGGCAAGCTGAGACAGCCTGGAGGAGCAGAGGTGGCCACTGTCAGCAGGCTGGAAAATCCCAGGGGCAGCTACAACTGATCCCCTCTTGGCCCAATCCAGTGACCACAGGGCTTTACCTGCACTGTCTTTTTCCAGGGCATTTACGTCACACGAGTATCAGAGGGAGGTCCTGCTGAAATTGCTGGGCTGCAGATTGGAGACAAGATCATGCAGGTACGGTTGTCCCAAAGGAGTAAAACAAGGTTTGGGTAAGAGGGGCTGAAGCACTTGGGGTTGAGGGTTGACCTAGGGTCAGAGAGGAGCAGCTCATCGGAATGGGTGTTGGACGCGATGCAGATATTGCATCCAAGGGAGCTGGTTATCCTGTGTGCCTCTGCTGGAATGCTTGGCAACTCAACTTTAGGGGGATATTCGCTTGGGTAGCGTGGGCCCCTCAAAACCCTGTTTCCAGATTGTAGAGGGTGAAGAGCCTGTATTTTCTCCTTGGGCTAGGTGAATGGCTGGGACATGACCATGGTCACTCACGACCAGGCTCGGAAGCGGCTCACCAAGCGCTCGGAGGAGGTGGTCCGCCTGCTGGTGACTCGGCAGtctctacaaaaggctgtacagCAGTCCATGCTGTCTTAGCAGTCAGCCACCGTCTAGACTTGGGCCCACTGACCTTTTTGTACAGTGAGAACACATCCATGCTCTGTCTGTATCTAGTTCTGGCTTCTGCTGTGTGCTGGGCCCCAGCTTTGAGGGCTAACAGCTGATCCCAAAGGTCCAAGCCAACCTTCTTATCcctcaacctcccagcccgaggcCCTGGGACCAGCTCTTTCTCCTGGGATACTGAGGATTGGGAATAAGGCCTGGAGTAGTTTCCAGTCTTCAGTAACCATAGTAGGCCCAGCCAGAGACCTCCTATGGGTTCTGCCACAGCATGGGCTGGGCAGTCAGGAAACACCTCTGAGAGCTGCCAAAGCTTGGAAGTGCCAAGTAGGGTCCTTTTCTCCCAGTTTGCTCTGGTTGAAGGGCTTGGATCCTGCCCTGTCATCTTCTCAGTGCCTCTCCCTATGCTTCCCTCATCATGGTGCCCAGCCTGGGGCTGGACCCACATATGCCAGAGACAGTATGAAGCCCACCTGGATGAAGAGGGCAGGCTCCCACTCCCTTCATTCCCCTAATGGGTGCTGGCCTCCCCACAAGTTTCAAGACTGACATTTCAAGGCAGCTCTCAGGATTGCCATTTTTCTCTGCACCTGTGGGTCTagcttttgtattttttaagtcACAACTTTGGTACAAAAGTTTTTATCTTACTGTTTGAATTTAGCTTACTAATTCACACACCTGGAAG
This window encodes:
- the Tax1bp3 gene encoding tax1-binding protein 3 is translated as MSYTPGQPVTAVVQRVEIHKLRQGENLILGFSIGGGIDQDPSQNPFSEDKTDKGIYVTRVSEGGPAEIAGLQIGDKIMQVNGWDMTMVTHDQARKRLTKRSEEVVRLLVTRQSLQKAVQQSMLS